From one Nonomuraea polychroma genomic stretch:
- a CDS encoding NUDIX hydrolase, which translates to MFWQVHSEKTVYATPLVDVRIADVELPDGRHRDHHLVRTAPAAGAVVTDEQDRVLLIWRHRFITDSWGWEIPLGKVGEGEMPQAAAAREVEQKTGWRPGLLRPLLAVQPDNRLTDSLHHVYRAESATHVGPPGEADRIDWIPLSGIRKLFDNGDVVCGTTLSSLLYVALDCLGVEGRKTTFDPNRPLLLRDFPGLQL; encoded by the coding sequence ATGTTCTGGCAGGTCCACTCCGAGAAGACCGTGTACGCCACCCCGCTGGTGGACGTGCGGATCGCGGACGTGGAGTTGCCGGACGGGCGGCATCGGGATCATCACCTCGTCCGCACCGCACCCGCGGCCGGGGCGGTCGTCACCGACGAGCAGGACCGGGTCCTGCTGATCTGGCGGCACCGCTTCATCACTGACAGCTGGGGGTGGGAGATCCCGCTGGGGAAGGTCGGCGAGGGCGAGATGCCGCAGGCAGCCGCGGCGCGGGAGGTCGAGCAGAAGACCGGCTGGCGTCCGGGCCTCCTGCGCCCGCTGCTCGCCGTCCAACCCGACAACCGCCTCACCGACAGCCTGCATCACGTCTACCGCGCCGAGTCGGCAACGCACGTCGGCCCGCCCGGGGAGGCCGATCGCATTGACTGGATCCCCTTGTCCGGCATCCGCAAGCTGTTCGACAACGGCGACGTCGTCTGCGGCACCACGTTGTCGTCGCTGCTCTACGTGGCGCTCGACTGTCTGGGGGTCGAAGGCCGCAAGACGACGTTCGACCCCAACCGCCCACTCCTCCTCCGCGACTTCCCCGGCCTCCAGCTCTGA
- a CDS encoding ATP-dependent helicase, translating to MLTPAELAGKLGILPPTSEQATVIEAPLEPMVVMAGAGSGKSETMAGRVVWLVANGLVKPENVLGLTFTRKAAAELATRVRERLTGLAEAGLVEPGALDNEPTVSTYHAYAARLVTDHALREGLEPTMRLVTPAVSWQLASRVVAMYDGPMDKIELGPPSVTAAVLELAGELSEHLRRPADVRRVGEWLRERHDTLPGRKTVAQRKPLDVQAAREQLLPLVEAYERLKRSREVIDYGDQMALAARIAANHKEVGQIERERYAVVLLDEYQDTSHAQLVLLRSLFGGGHAVTAVGDPCQSIYGWRGASSGNLRRFSRDFRTSAGDLAPVRQLSVSFRNGDRVLDVAARVQLPLRMEAREVPVLVPGPNRVERGRVTCAFHETAEDEAKWIADGIAKILGQEVAPDGLPWGEKERKKTVAIQPQDVAILARKRSQFPALRRALEERDIPVEVVGLGGLLTVPEVNDIVATLRVLYDATAGDALARLLAGPRWRIGPADLRVLGEHARELARELSESTRAEDPLDQVVADLAGERGSLVDALDELPDREEWLESFSPLARTRLIALAHELRQLRAHTAQPLPDLITEVERKLGLDVEVAARSGTVSAFAARADLDAFLDAASRFAGDAEDPTLGAFLAYLQAAESEEFGLEAGRVGESNSVKLMTVHASKGLEWPIVVVPGLSQLVSSKGTITTGSIFPATPVMNSRWTENPRKLPYALRGDAADLPRLGGLSKEELAVFDEHCRERDLMEERRLAYVAVTRAHYHLIASGYRWGTATKPLAPSDFLLEIRDTADRVSFWAGDVAEGATNPLLAEPAEAVWPVTPEGLRYESVLDGARLVEDALAGTLAEAEDDEPLRAYEEERLRAWERDTELLLRERERHMRRPATIVELPSKLTVSSLVTLATDPRELARRIRRPVPVKPAPLARRGTSFHKWLETRWDQQRLIDDLELYDELEEADVRLAELQERFEQSEWADRRPVDMEVPFETMIGDRLVRGRMDAVFELPDGGYEVVDWKTGQPPKGKAAKSASVQLAAYRLAWSHLAGVPLEKVAAAFHYVRANRTVRPVNLLDEAGLVALIESVRLVDSETPASGA from the coding sequence GTGCTGACCCCCGCAGAGCTCGCCGGCAAGCTCGGCATCCTTCCCCCCACCAGCGAGCAGGCCACGGTCATCGAGGCCCCGCTGGAGCCGATGGTGGTCATGGCCGGCGCGGGCTCCGGCAAGAGCGAGACCATGGCCGGGCGCGTGGTCTGGCTGGTCGCCAACGGCCTGGTCAAACCCGAGAACGTGCTGGGCCTGACCTTCACCCGCAAGGCCGCCGCCGAGCTGGCCACCAGGGTCAGGGAGCGCCTGACCGGACTGGCGGAGGCCGGGCTGGTCGAGCCGGGCGCGCTCGACAACGAGCCGACGGTCTCGACCTACCACGCCTACGCCGCCCGCCTGGTCACCGACCACGCGCTGCGCGAGGGCCTGGAGCCGACCATGCGGCTGGTCACGCCGGCCGTGTCGTGGCAGCTCGCCTCGCGGGTGGTCGCCATGTACGACGGGCCGATGGACAAGATCGAGCTGGGCCCGCCGTCGGTCACCGCCGCCGTGCTGGAGCTGGCCGGCGAGCTGTCGGAGCACCTGCGCAGACCGGCCGACGTGCGGCGGGTGGGGGAGTGGCTGCGCGAACGCCACGACACGCTGCCGGGCAGGAAGACGGTCGCCCAGCGCAAGCCGCTGGACGTCCAGGCCGCGAGGGAGCAGCTGCTGCCGCTGGTGGAGGCGTACGAGCGGCTGAAGCGCAGCCGGGAGGTCATCGACTACGGCGACCAGATGGCGCTGGCCGCCAGGATCGCCGCCAACCACAAAGAAGTAGGGCAGATCGAGCGCGAGCGTTACGCGGTGGTCCTGCTCGACGAATACCAGGACACCAGCCACGCGCAGCTGGTCCTGCTGCGCTCGCTGTTCGGCGGCGGCCACGCGGTCACCGCCGTCGGCGACCCCTGCCAGTCGATTTACGGCTGGCGCGGCGCCTCCTCAGGCAACCTTCGCCGCTTTTCACGAGATTTCCGGACAAGCGCGGGGGATCTGGCGCCCGTTCGCCAGCTCAGCGTCAGCTTCCGCAACGGCGACCGCGTGCTCGACGTGGCCGCCCGCGTCCAGCTCCCGCTCCGCATGGAGGCCCGTGAGGTCCCCGTCCTCGTCCCCGGCCCCAACCGGGTCGAGCGGGGCCGCGTGACCTGCGCCTTCCACGAGACCGCCGAGGACGAGGCGAAGTGGATCGCCGACGGCATCGCCAAGATCCTCGGCCAGGAGGTCGCCCCGGACGGGCTGCCGTGGGGCGAGAAGGAACGCAAGAAGACCGTCGCCATCCAGCCGCAGGACGTCGCGATCCTGGCCAGGAAACGTTCGCAGTTCCCGGCGCTGCGCCGGGCCCTGGAGGAACGTGACATCCCGGTCGAGGTGGTCGGCCTCGGCGGCCTGCTGACCGTGCCCGAGGTGAACGACATCGTCGCCACCCTGCGGGTGCTGTACGACGCCACCGCCGGCGACGCGCTGGCCAGGCTGCTGGCCGGCCCCCGCTGGCGGATCGGCCCCGCCGACCTGCGGGTGCTGGGCGAGCACGCCAGGGAGCTCGCCCGCGAGCTGAGCGAGAGCACCCGCGCCGAGGACCCGCTCGACCAGGTGGTGGCCGACCTGGCCGGGGAACGCGGCAGCCTGGTGGACGCCCTGGACGAGCTGCCGGACCGGGAGGAATGGCTGGAGTCGTTCTCGCCGCTGGCCCGCACCAGGCTTATCGCCCTCGCCCACGAGCTGCGCCAGCTCAGGGCGCACACCGCGCAGCCGCTGCCCGATCTGATCACGGAGGTGGAGCGCAAGCTCGGCCTGGACGTCGAGGTCGCCGCGCGCAGCGGCACGGTGAGCGCGTTCGCGGCGCGGGCGGATCTCGACGCGTTCCTCGACGCGGCGTCCAGGTTCGCGGGCGATGCCGAGGACCCGACGCTCGGGGCGTTCCTGGCGTACCTGCAGGCGGCCGAGAGCGAGGAGTTCGGGCTGGAGGCCGGCCGGGTCGGGGAGAGCAACAGCGTCAAGCTGATGACCGTGCACGCCTCCAAGGGCCTGGAATGGCCGATCGTGGTCGTGCCGGGGCTGTCGCAGCTGGTCAGCTCGAAGGGCACGATCACGACGGGCAGCATCTTCCCCGCCACGCCGGTGATGAACAGCCGGTGGACCGAGAACCCCCGCAAGCTCCCGTACGCGCTGCGCGGCGACGCCGCCGACCTGCCCAGGCTGGGCGGGCTCAGCAAGGAGGAGCTGGCCGTCTTCGACGAGCACTGCCGCGAGCGCGACCTGATGGAGGAGCGCAGGCTGGCGTACGTGGCTGTGACCCGCGCCCATTACCACCTGATCGCCTCCGGTTACCGCTGGGGCACCGCCACCAAGCCGCTGGCGCCGTCGGACTTCCTGCTGGAGATCCGCGACACCGCCGACCGCGTCTCGTTCTGGGCCGGGGACGTGGCGGAGGGCGCGACGAACCCGCTGCTGGCCGAGCCTGCCGAGGCCGTCTGGCCGGTCACGCCCGAGGGCCTGCGGTACGAGTCCGTGCTCGACGGCGCCCGGCTGGTCGAGGACGCGCTGGCCGGCACGCTGGCCGAGGCCGAGGACGACGAGCCGCTGCGGGCGTACGAGGAGGAGCGGCTGCGGGCCTGGGAACGCGACACCGAGCTGCTGCTGCGCGAGCGGGAGCGGCACATGCGCCGGCCCGCCACGATCGTCGAGCTGCCGTCGAAGCTGACCGTGTCGTCGCTGGTGACGCTGGCCACCGACCCGCGCGAGCTGGCCCGCAGGATCCGCCGTCCGGTGCCGGTCAAGCCCGCGCCGCTGGCCCGGCGCGGCACGTCGTTCCACAAGTGGCTGGAGACCCGGTGGGACCAGCAGCGGTTGATCGACGACCTCGAGCTGTACGACGAGCTGGAAGAGGCGGACGTGCGCCTGGCCGAGCTGCAGGAGCGGTTCGAGCAGAGCGAATGGGCCGATCGGCGGCCGGTCGACATGGAGGTGCCGTTCGAGACCATGATCGGCGACCGGCTGGTGCGCGGGCGGATGGACGCCGTGTTCGAGCTCCCCGACGGCGGTTACGAGGTCGTGGACTGGAAGACCGGTCAGCCGCCCAAGGGCAAAGCGGCCAAGAGCGCGTCGGTGCAGCTGGCGGCGTACCGGCTGGCCTGGTCGCACCTGGCCGGCGTGCCCCTGGAGAAGGTGGCCGCGGCCTTCCACTACGTCCGCGCGAACCGCACCGTGCGGCCTGTGAACCTGCTCGACGAGGCCGGCCTGGTCGCGCTCATCGAGAGCGTCAGGCTCGTAGATAGTGAAACGCCGGCTTCGGGTGCATGA
- a CDS encoding ATP-dependent helicase, whose amino-acid sequence MSGQTWRLVRRGNGGPVVPPVLDEHQRAVVEHQSGPLLVLAGPGTGKTTTIVESVVDRIERRGLDPERVLILTYSRKAAEELRQRVTARLRRTTRTPLALTFHSYAYALLRRESIGAGKAPPRLLTGPEQLLEIRRLLHGELENGALDWPVALREPLKTRGFAEELRDFLSRANERGLDAERLVELGRRHGRSDWVAAGRFAERYQDRFDLDPEETYDYAELIGAASALLARPDVRERERAAHDVVFVDEYQDTDPAQESLLAQLAGDGRDLVAVGDPDQSIYGFRGADVQGIMKFPQRFRTRDGRDAPVLTLRVCRRSGAGLLEASRRVAARLPAGPGAGHRDLVPLPDTPDGDVRVLLADSTSQEAAIVADTLRRAHLIDGVPWHRMAVLVRSARRQVPLLRRALTNAGVPTMIAGDEVPIAQEPGVRPLLTLMKVALDPALLDEGVAEELLTGPLGGTDMIGVRRLRRALKIAENEASDAGEARSSGELLVAAVQDVRELTRIEPHVAVPAERVAKLLAVAREAQGTAEDLLWAVWHASGLAERWTELSMSGGPRGAQADRDLDAVVALFDHAARFVDRMPKAGPEVFIDDLAAQEIPGDTLADRAPDGDAVRVLTAHRSKGLEWDVVVVAGVQEGVWPDLRLRGSMLGVEDLVEVVEGAQPNAASLASKLLAEERRLFYVAATRARRRLVVTAVGGEDTDERASRFLSELLPGAVETATVDDRARWLNMSALVADLRSAVTDPTKPRKIRQNAARQLARLAAAGVQGAHPNDWYALTPISDDRALSWPDDIVSISPSAVESFTKCGLRWLLETAVGAAGTSTAQGLGNVIHALAVLANTDLPSEDLLGERLDQVWHELDFGGTWYNRKQRQVAEQMIGKFLRWQKDNPRELKAMEESFTAVVSDGVQIKGRVDRVEADDHGRAVIIDLKTGGSKPKAGELDRHPQLGVYQLAALLGAFARHGMTEPGGAALVQLGKAGGKNDALEQRQDALSEDKNPGWAAELVDTVATGMSGPFFQAKVNDGCRTCAARASCPVNDNGGQVC is encoded by the coding sequence GTGAGTGGTCAGACCTGGCGGTTGGTACGACGCGGCAACGGCGGCCCTGTTGTGCCCCCTGTGCTCGACGAGCACCAGCGTGCCGTGGTCGAACACCAGAGCGGGCCTCTCCTCGTCCTCGCAGGTCCCGGCACCGGCAAGACCACCACGATCGTGGAGAGCGTGGTGGACAGGATCGAGCGCCGTGGCCTCGACCCCGAGCGCGTGCTCATCCTCACCTACAGCCGCAAGGCCGCCGAGGAGCTGCGCCAGCGGGTCACCGCACGCCTGCGCCGCACCACCCGCACCCCGCTCGCCCTGACCTTCCACTCCTACGCCTACGCGCTCCTGCGCCGCGAGTCGATCGGTGCGGGCAAGGCCCCACCCCGCTTGCTGACGGGCCCTGAGCAGCTGCTGGAGATCAGGCGGCTGCTCCACGGCGAGCTGGAGAACGGCGCGCTCGACTGGCCGGTGGCGCTCCGCGAGCCGCTCAAGACCCGCGGCTTCGCCGAGGAGCTGCGGGACTTCCTGTCGCGGGCCAACGAGCGCGGGCTCGACGCCGAACGGCTGGTCGAGCTCGGCCGGCGGCACGGAAGGAGCGACTGGGTGGCGGCCGGCCGGTTCGCCGAGCGCTACCAGGACAGGTTCGACCTCGACCCGGAGGAGACCTACGACTACGCCGAGCTGATCGGGGCCGCCTCGGCGTTACTGGCCCGGCCGGACGTGCGCGAGCGGGAGCGGGCGGCGCACGACGTGGTGTTCGTGGACGAATACCAGGACACCGACCCGGCGCAGGAGTCGCTGCTGGCCCAGCTCGCCGGCGACGGGCGTGACCTGGTGGCGGTGGGGGATCCCGATCAGTCGATCTACGGGTTCAGGGGCGCGGACGTCCAGGGGATCATGAAGTTTCCCCAGCGGTTCAGGACCCGCGACGGCCGCGACGCGCCGGTGCTGACGCTGCGGGTGTGCCGCAGGAGCGGGGCCGGCCTGCTGGAGGCCTCGCGCCGGGTCGCCGCCCGCCTTCCCGCGGGGCCGGGCGCCGGTCACCGCGACCTGGTCCCGTTGCCGGACACACCGGACGGCGACGTACGCGTGCTGCTGGCCGACAGCACCAGCCAGGAGGCCGCGATCGTCGCGGACACGCTGCGGCGGGCCCACCTGATCGACGGTGTGCCGTGGCACCGGATGGCGGTGCTGGTGCGCTCGGCCAGGCGGCAGGTGCCGCTGCTGCGCCGGGCGCTGACCAACGCCGGGGTGCCGACGATGATCGCGGGCGACGAGGTTCCGATCGCTCAGGAGCCGGGGGTCCGCCCGCTGCTCACCCTCATGAAAGTGGCGCTCGACCCCGCTCTGCTCGATGAGGGTGTGGCGGAGGAGTTGCTGACGGGGCCGCTCGGCGGCACCGACATGATCGGCGTGCGCCGGCTCCGGCGCGCGCTCAAGATCGCCGAGAACGAGGCGTCGGACGCCGGCGAGGCACGTTCGTCGGGTGAGTTGCTCGTCGCGGCCGTGCAGGACGTTCGCGAGCTCACCAGGATCGAGCCCCACGTCGCCGTCCCGGCCGAGCGCGTGGCCAAGCTGCTGGCGGTTGCCAGGGAGGCCCAGGGGACGGCGGAAGACCTGCTGTGGGCCGTGTGGCACGCCAGCGGGCTGGCCGAGCGCTGGACCGAGCTGAGCATGTCAGGCGGCCCCAGGGGCGCGCAGGCCGACCGGGATCTGGACGCCGTCGTGGCGTTGTTCGACCACGCGGCGAGATTCGTGGACCGGATGCCGAAGGCGGGCCCCGAGGTGTTCATCGACGACCTGGCCGCCCAGGAGATCCCCGGCGACACGCTGGCCGACCGGGCCCCCGACGGCGACGCCGTACGCGTGCTGACCGCCCACCGCTCCAAAGGCCTCGAATGGGACGTGGTGGTGGTCGCGGGCGTGCAGGAGGGGGTCTGGCCGGACCTGCGGCTGCGCGGGTCGATGCTCGGCGTCGAGGACCTCGTCGAGGTGGTCGAGGGCGCTCAGCCGAATGCCGCCTCGCTGGCCTCCAAACTGCTCGCCGAGGAGCGCAGGCTGTTCTACGTGGCCGCCACCAGAGCCAGGCGCAGGCTGGTGGTGACGGCCGTGGGCGGCGAGGACACCGACGAGCGCGCGTCCAGGTTCCTGTCGGAGCTGCTGCCGGGCGCGGTGGAGACGGCCACGGTGGACGACCGCGCCCGCTGGTTGAACATGTCCGCCCTGGTGGCGGACCTGCGCAGCGCGGTGACCGACCCTACCAAGCCCCGGAAGATCCGGCAGAACGCGGCACGGCAACTCGCCCGCCTCGCCGCCGCCGGCGTCCAGGGCGCCCACCCCAACGACTGGTACGCCCTCACGCCGATCTCCGACGACCGCGCCCTGAGCTGGCCCGACGACATCGTGAGCATCTCGCCGTCGGCTGTGGAGAGCTTCACCAAATGCGGCCTGCGCTGGCTCCTGGAGACCGCCGTCGGCGCGGCCGGCACCAGCACCGCGCAGGGCCTGGGCAATGTCATCCACGCCCTGGCCGTGCTGGCGAACACCGACCTGCCCAGCGAGGACCTCCTGGGCGAACGCCTCGACCAGGTCTGGCACGAGCTGGACTTCGGCGGCACCTGGTACAACCGCAAGCAGCGCCAGGTCGCCGAGCAGATGATCGGCAAGTTCCTGCGCTGGCAGAAGGACAACCCGCGCGAGCTGAAGGCCATGGAGGAGTCGTTCACCGCCGTGGTCTCCGACGGCGTGCAGATCAAGGGCCGGGTCGACCGGGTGGAGGCCGACGACCACGGCCGTGCCGTGATCATCGACCTCAAGACCGGCGGATCCAAGCCGAAGGCGGGCGAGCTCGACCGCCACCCCCAGCTCGGCGTCTACCAGCTGGCCGCGTTGCTGGGCGCGTTCGCCCGGCACGGCATGACCGAGCCGGGGGGCGCCGCGCTGGTCCAGCTGGGCAAGGCGGGCGGCAAGAACGACGCCCTGGAGCAGCGGCAGGACGCGCTGAGCGAGGACAAGAACCCGGGGTGGGCCGCTGAGCTGGTGGACACCGTCGCCACCGGCATGTCGGGCCCGTTCTTCCAGGCCAAGGTCAACGACGGCTGCCGCACGTGCGCGGCCAGGGCGAGCTGCCCGGTCAACGACAACGGGGGCCAGGTGTGCTGA